From Acidobacteriota bacterium, a single genomic window includes:
- a CDS encoding CDGSH iron-sulfur domain-containing protein, with amino-acid sequence MSDQNENAIVVINNGPYRVIGDNITIKDAAGNTFGLAGRTVISLCRCGHSQNKPFCDGSHARVGFQSEVEARELPPPAPKL; translated from the coding sequence ATGAGCGATCAAAATGAAAACGCAATCGTAGTCATCAACAACGGTCCTTATCGCGTAATTGGCGACAACATCACTATCAAGGACGCGGCCGGAAACACCTTCGGCCTCGCAGGGCGCACGGTGATCTCGCTTTGCAGGTGCGGTCACTCTCAGAACAAACCCTTCTGCGATGGCAGCCATGCGCGAGTGGGATTTCAGTCGGAGGTCGAAGCTAGAGAGCTTCCTCCCCCAGCGCCGAAGCTTTAA